The following proteins are encoded in a genomic region of Streptococcus cristatus AS 1.3089:
- the pta gene encoding phosphate acetyltransferase: MEVFESLRDTVVGKNVRIVLPEGQEPRILQAVKRIVKESEVTPVLLGNPDKIRIYLEIENIMDGYEVIDPKNYDRMEEMVAALVERRKGKISEEEALELLRTDVNYFGVMLVYLGIVDGMVSGSIHSTAATVRPALQIIKTRPNVTRTSGAFLMVRGSERYLFSDCAININPDSEALAEIAINSAVTAKMFGIDPKIAMLSYSTKGSGFGESVDKVVHATKLVHELRPDLEVDGELQFDAAFVPSTAALKAPGSKVAGKATVFVFPSIEAGNIGYKMAERLGGFSAVGPVLQGLNKPVNDLSRGCNSDDVYNLTLITAAQCVDQ; encoded by the coding sequence ATGGAAGTTTTTGAAAGTCTAAGAGACACAGTTGTTGGAAAAAATGTTCGTATTGTATTGCCAGAAGGGCAAGAACCGCGTATTCTTCAAGCGGTGAAACGCATAGTAAAAGAGTCAGAAGTTACACCAGTTCTTTTGGGAAATCCAGATAAAATCCGTATTTACCTGGAAATCGAAAACATTATGGACGGATATGAAGTCATAGATCCTAAAAACTATGACAGAATGGAAGAAATGGTAGCTGCTCTTGTGGAACGTCGTAAGGGCAAAATCAGTGAAGAAGAAGCTCTCGAGCTTTTAAGAACAGACGTTAACTATTTTGGAGTTATGCTGGTCTACCTCGGTATCGTAGATGGTATGGTTTCTGGCTCTATCCACTCTACAGCTGCTACAGTGCGTCCAGCCTTGCAAATCATTAAAACGCGTCCAAATGTAACAAGAACTTCAGGTGCCTTCCTCATGGTGCGTGGTTCAGAACGTTATCTTTTCAGTGACTGTGCCATTAACATCAATCCTGACTCAGAAGCCTTGGCAGAAATTGCGATTAACTCAGCTGTGACTGCCAAAATGTTTGGTATTGATCCGAAGATTGCCATGCTTAGCTATTCAACTAAAGGATCTGGTTTTGGAGAAAGCGTTGATAAAGTGGTTCATGCGACTAAGTTGGTTCATGAATTGCGCCCAGACCTAGAAGTTGACGGAGAATTGCAATTTGATGCTGCCTTTGTACCAAGCACAGCAGCTTTGAAAGCTCCAGGAAGCAAGGTTGCAGGTAAAGCGACTGTCTTTGTCTTCCCAAGCATTGAAGCAGGGAATATCGGCTATAAAATGGCAGAGCGTTTAGGTGGATTCTCAGCAGTCGGTCCAGTTCTTCAAGGATTGAATAAGCCAGTAAACGACCTTTCTCGCGGATGTAATTCAGATGACGTTTATAACTTAACACTGATTACAGCTGCACAATGTGTTGACCAATAA
- a CDS encoding RluA family pseudouridine synthase, producing the protein MRFEFIADEHVKVKTFLKKHEISKGLLAKVKFAGGNILVNNQPQNAIYLLDIGDKVTVDIPSEKGFESLEAVDRDLSIVYEDAHFLVLDKPAGVASIPSVNHSNTMANFVKAYYIRQDYENQQVHIVTRLDRDTSGLMLFAKHGYAHARLDKQLQKKMIEKRYYALVQGRGELKPEGDIIAPIGRDPDSIITRCVTKDGKYAHTSYKVVEQFGDIYLVDIRLHTGRTHQIRVHFAHLGFPLLGDDLYGGTLEAGITRQALHCHSLSFYNPFLEKQLQLESQLPIDFQNTITSLTKNN; encoded by the coding sequence AAAAAGCATGAGATTTCGAAAGGGCTTTTGGCCAAGGTCAAGTTTGCAGGTGGCAATATTCTTGTCAATAATCAGCCTCAAAACGCTATTTATTTACTGGATATTGGCGATAAGGTAACGGTAGATATTCCCTCTGAGAAGGGATTTGAAAGCCTAGAAGCCGTGGATCGAGATTTGTCAATCGTGTATGAAGATGCGCATTTTCTGGTTTTAGACAAGCCTGCAGGGGTGGCCAGTATCCCCAGTGTCAATCATTCGAATACGATGGCAAACTTTGTCAAGGCCTACTATATTCGTCAAGATTATGAAAATCAGCAGGTTCACATTGTGACAAGATTGGATCGTGACACCAGTGGTCTCATGCTCTTTGCAAAACATGGCTATGCCCATGCAAGACTGGATAAGCAACTGCAGAAAAAAATGATTGAGAAGCGATATTACGCGCTCGTTCAGGGGCGCGGTGAGCTTAAACCAGAGGGGGACATTATTGCGCCAATTGGGCGCGACCCTGATAGCATCATCACCAGATGTGTGACAAAGGATGGCAAATATGCTCATACCAGCTACAAGGTTGTAGAGCAGTTTGGAGATATCTATTTGGTAGATATTCGCTTGCACACTGGACGAACCCATCAAATTCGTGTGCACTTTGCCCATCTTGGCTTTCCGCTCCTTGGAGATGATCTCTATGGCGGGACTTTGGAAGCGGGAATTACACGTCAGGCCTTGCATTGTCACTCTTTATCTTTTTATAATCCATTTTTGGAAAAGCAGCTTCAATTGGAATCCCAGTTGCCGATTGATTTCCAAAATACTATTACATCGTTAACAAAAAATAATTAA